One window of Papaver somniferum cultivar HN1 chromosome 9, ASM357369v1, whole genome shotgun sequence genomic DNA carries:
- the LOC113313449 gene encoding zinc finger protein CONSTANS-LIKE 16-like, producing MRRHSPSSNHLMRSPKEEQEVPESVPDINSSRMTKNEVEEIDILDELESIWGSNDQEGDANLLGESDLYGDDLVELNFMEWDEFMVNNEDEEECEADEEFYNMGIKNTNGYMFEEERNDRYGDNKVIKREDSLSFGYGEDEEKNISLKLNLNYQEVMDAWSNRGSLWATNDEYSSHSASNATFMGEVPVMKEEKTRREAKVLRYKEKRQSRLFSKKIRYEVRKLNAEKRPRLKWLQGRFVKRVPEKIFMR from the exons atgaGAAGACACAGTCCATCCTCTAATCATCTGATGAGGAGTCCAAAGGAGGAACAAGAAGTTCCAGAATCCGTTCCGGACATCAACTCGTCGAGAATGACAAAAAATGAGGTAGAGGAAATTGATATACTGGATGAATTGGAGAGTATTTGGGGAAGTAATGATCAAGAGGGAGATGCGAATTTACTAGGAGAGAGTGACTTGTATGGTGATGACTTGGTTGAGTTGAACTTCATGGAATGGGATGAATTTATGGTtaataatgaagatgaagaagaatgtgaaGCTGATGAAGAATTTTACAATATGGGGATAAAGAACACTAATGGATACATGTTTGAAGAAGAACGGAATGATCGATACGGAGATAATAAAGTCATTAAAAGAGAAGATTCATTGTCATTTGGGTATGGAGAGGATGAAGAGAAGAACATATCTTTGAAGTTGAATTTGAATTATCAAGAAGTCATGGATGCATGGTCGAATCGAGGATCCCTTTGGGCAACCAATGATGAATACAGCTCCCATTCCGCGTCGAACGCCACCTTC ATGGGAGAAGTGCCGGtaatgaaagaagaaaaaacaagaagAGAAGCTAAAGTTCTTAGGTACAAAGAAAAACGTCAAAGTAGGTTATTTTCCAAGAAGATCAGATATGAAGTCCGGAAACTCAATGCAGAAAAAAGACCTAGACTGAAG TGGTTGCAGGGAAGGTTTGTAAAAAGAGTTCCAGAGAAGATATTTATGAGATGA
- the LOC113312451 gene encoding uncharacterized protein LOC113312451 encodes MAPIRDRRGRKFEDAIVSDSARKQRRQNLIASARRARTAKAVSSAQDGTQQASQEGVQPSSPQSEPVQEGVQPCASQSPPVQEGVQPSAPQSQAEIQLEAPEDRVPEVGQPSGTQEEGEAEKKNPPRKKAQHLVPNELKVKDIPEGVILGLSEDGGQFIIPMRFGCSNRPPQTKMLDWTLKDECERFKTIIENSGLADAAENSMLEHNRVAISAFVERLYPETDTFHMPFGEMTITPDDVV; translated from the exons ATGGCGCCTATTAG GGATAGGCGAGGTAGAAAATTCGAAGATGCAATTGTCTCAGATAGTGCGAGGAAGCAAAGGCGTCAGAACTTGATAGCTAGTGCAAGGAGAGCTAGGACTGCTAAAGCCGTTTCAAGTGCTCAAGATGGAACTCAACAAGCAAgtcaagaaggtgttcaaccaagtTCCCCTCAATCAGAACcagttcaagaaggtgttcaaccatGTGCCTCTCAATCACCACcagttcaagaaggtgttcaaccaagtGCTCCACAATCACAAGCAGAAATTCAACTAGAAGCACCCGAAGATAGAGTACCAGAAGTAGGACAACCTAGTGGTAcgcaagaagaaggagaagccgaaAAGAAAAATCCTCCTCGAAAGAAAGCGCAACACCTTGTCCCAAATGAACTGAAGGTGAAGGATATTCCAGAAGGTGTAATCCTTGGGCTGTCGGAGGatggaggacaatt tatcattcCGATGCGGTTCGGTTGCTCAAACCGACCGCCGCAAACTAAAATGCTGGATTGGACTTTGAAggatgaatgtgaaaggttcaagaccatCATTGAAAATTCAGGGTTGGCTGATGCTGCGGAGAACTCAATGTTGGAACATAACCGGGTGGCTATATCGGCGTTTGTGGAGAGACTTTATCCTGAGACCGACaccttccatatgccgtttggggagatgacgattaccccagATGATGTTGTGTAA
- the LOC113312450 gene encoding F-box/LRR-repeat/kelch-repeat protein At2g27520-like has translation MVELILARLPTVDVIRSQLVCKRWKSIVRSPTFAYTSSKQYFLRTPWLAMVPKSSPNQFMVYDTEVSKLRYIQQPHPPLLISNSDSSTPVAACAGLMCFKYHTVNLFRLIVANPLTGLSHVLPELDVDINQFPIMGIAMHASNSLSHVDVDYKVYVTFGYSNPDLSLKVFSSEVKAWKDIRPLTHTAKARLNVLDPKINLSGVATLGSEGQIIVNYFERFVGRSLIRFDISKGTDLVKDISLSSSWPDGTFRVEMLFCSGRIFTIFDRPMTILEPLSIFELDTENYKLKPDPIAVFNHGKFAFVSSCTSHGDYIMVCLHTVLLSEYSIEVLMYNLKADEWTHLPDGFKTNDLSLMHASSHAFLPDMQAKAYSSSALGFVARKTCEIGDLSFNI, from the coding sequence ATGGTAGAATTAATATTAGCAAGGCTTCCTACGGTAGACGTCATCCGAAGCCAACTCGTATGCAAGAGATGGAAATCCATCGTTCGCTCTCCAACTTTTGCATACACTTCGTCAAAACAGTATTTCCTTCGAACCCCATGGCTTGCCATGGTCCCAAAATCATCCCCAAATCAATTCATGGTTTACGACACAGAAGTTTCTAAGTTACGGTATATACAACAACCTCATCCTCCATTATTAATATCTAATTCAGATAGTAGTACTCCAGTTGCGGCATGTGCTGGATTAATGTGCTTTAAATATCATACCGTAAATCTTTTTCGATTGATCGTTGCGAATCCCTTAACCGGGTTGTCGCATGTTTTACCAGAGCTGGATGTTGATATTAATCAATTCCCAATCATGGGAATTGCAATGCATGCTTCAAACTCGTTATCACATGTAGATGTAGATTACAAAGTTTATGTGACGTTTGGGTATTCGAACCCTGATTTGTCTCTAAAGGTTTTCTCATCTGAAGTAAAAGCTTGGAAGGATATCAGGCCATTAACACATACTGCTAAAGCTCGGTTGAACGTATTAGATCCCAAAATCAACCTTTCTGGCGTGGCAACTTTAGGTAGTGAGGGTCAAATCATAGTGAACTACTTTGAAAGATTTGTAGGAAGAAGTCTAATCCGTTTCGATATATCAAAAGGGACAGACTTGGTAAAGGATATTTCACTCAGCTCATCTTGGCCTGACGGTACTTTTAGAGTGGAAATGTTGTTTTGCAGTGGAAGAATCTTTACGATATTTGACCGTCCAATGACTATACTTGAACCACTGAGTATATTTGAATTAGATACCGAGAATTACAAGTTGAAACCAGATCCAATCGCTGTGTTCAATCATGGAAAATTTGCGTTTGTCTCAAGTTGTACAAGTCACGGAGATTACATAATGGTTTGTCTGCACACAGTACTTCTCAGTGAATACTCCATCGAGGTATTGATGTACAACCTCAAAGCGGATGAATGGACACATCTTCCCGATGGTTTTAAAACAAATGACTTATCTTTGATGCATGCATCCAGTCATGCTTTCCTTCCAGATATGCAAGCCAAGGCATACTCAAGCAGTGCGCTAGGTTTTGTCGCAAGAAAGACATGCGAGATTGGTGATCTTTCTTTTAATATCTGA
- the LOC113307647 gene encoding DEAD-box ATP-dependent RNA helicase 18-like yields MEASTEAPNRALTKIRFSELDPPLSEPILGALTKSGFNYCTPVQAATIPLLCKFKDVAVDAATGSGKTLAFVVPLVEILRRSPDKPKPHQVLGIILSPTRELASQIYNVAEPFISTLSNVKPMLLVGGLGVRADMKKIEEEGANLLIGTPGRIFDIMDRMDILDYRNFEILILDEADRLLELGFQKQINSILPRLPKLRRTGLFSATQTEAVGELAKAGLRNPVRVEVKTEAKDELASASSKTPLGLEMEYMICEADKKPSQLVDFLTKNMNEKIIVYFMTCASVDYWGVVLPRIAALKGFSIIPLHGKMNQIARGKALASFTEISSGILLCTDVAARGLDIPGVDLVVQYDPPQDPNMFVHRVGRTARLGRRGRAIVFLLPKEEEYVDFQRIRRVPLQERICSDDVPDITPQIRTAAKKDRDVMEKGLKGFVSFIRAYKEHHCSFIFRWKELAVGKLAMGFGLLHLPSMSELKNHSLFTHGFVPAEDVNVEEIKYKDKNREKQRKRNLKARKEAELEQPKFNKPKRNPKESVTRKQTAKQRRAVQTVDDAEELDRDYRALKKLKKGTIDEAEFAKLTGAEDF; encoded by the exons ATGGAGGCATCAACAGAAGCTCCAAATAGAGCCTTAACAAAAATTCGATTCTCAGAGCTTGACCCTCCATTATCTGAACCTATTCTTGGTGCCTTAACTAAGTCTGGTTTCAACTATTGCACACCAGTTCAAGCAGCCACAATCCCACTTCTTTGTAAATTTAAAGATGTTGCTGTTGATGCAGCTACTGGTTCTGGTAAAACCTTAGCTTTTGTTGTTCCACTTGTTGAAATCTTAAGACGTTCTCCAGATAAGCCTAAACCTCATCAG GTGTTGGGAATAATTTTGTCTCCAACTAGAGAGTTGGCGTCGCAGATATATAATGTTGCGGAGCCTTTCATTTCGACATTGTCCAATGTTAAACCAATGCTACTTGTTGGTGGATTGGGTGTAAGAGCTgatatgaagaaaattgaagaggAAGGAGCTAACTTACTTATAGGCACACCTGGGAGGATATTCGACATTATGGATCGAATGGATATTTTGGATTATCGAAATTTTGAG ATTCTTATCTTAGACGAGGCTGATCGGCTTTTAGAGTTGGGATTCCAAAAGCAGATAAATTCTATTCTACCTCGCTTACCAAAGCTTCGCAGAACTGGTCTTTTCTCAGCTACTCAAACCGAGGCAGTTGGGGAGCTTGCTAAAGCAGGATTGAGGAATCCAGTGAGGGTTGAAGTTAAAACAGAAGCGAAAGATGAGCTAGCGTCTGCATCTTCTAAAACACCATTGGGCCTTGAGATGGAG TACATGATTTGTGAAGCTGATAAGAAGCCATCACAGCTTGTTGATTTCTTGACGAAGAACATGAATGAAAAGATTATCGT CTACTTCATGACATGTGCTTCTGTTGACTATTGGGGAGTTGTTCTTCCACGAATTGCTGCTCTCAAAGGTTTCTCCATTATTCCTCTTCATGGGAAAATGAATCAG ATTGCAAGGGGAAAAGCATTGGCATCTTTTACAGAAATTTCAAGTGGTATTCTTCTATGTACCGATGTAGCAGCGAGGGGACTTGACATTCCAGGTGTTGATTTAGTCGTGCAG TATGATCCTCCTCAAGATCCAAATATGTTTGTACACAGAGTTGGTCGAACTGCACGATTAGGCAGACGAGGACGAGCCATTGTTTTTCTCTTGCCGAAG gaGGAAGAATACGTAGACTTCCAGCGAATACGAAGGGTCCCACTTCAGGAGAGGATATGTTCTGATGATGTTCCTGATATTACTCCTCAG ATACGAACCGCTGCAAAGAAAGATCGTGATGTCATGGAAAAGGGTCTTAAGGGGTTTGTCTCATTTATCCGTGCATATAAGGAGCATCACTGCtctttcatttttag GTGGAAGGAACTAGCAGTGGGAAAGTTGGCGATGGGATTTGGGCTGTTGCATCTCCCATCGATGTCGGAGCTGAAGAATCACTCGCTTTTTACCCATGGTTTTGTTCCAGCTGAAGATGTCAATGTGGAAGAGATCAAGTACAA AGATAAAAATCGCGAGAAACAAAGAAAGAGGAACCTGAAAGCAAGGAAAGAAGCAGAGCTCGAACAACCAAAGTTCAATAAACCTAAGCGAAATCCAAAAGAATCAGTTACCAGGAAACAAACAGCCAAGCAACGACGAGCTGTTCAGACAGTTGATGATGCAGAGGAGTTGGACAGGGACTATCGCGCTCTAAAGAAGCTAAAAAAGGGTACTATTGATGAAGCTGAATTTGCAAAGCTGACAGGGGCGGAAGATTTTTGA